A window of the Vibrio ostreae genome harbors these coding sequences:
- a CDS encoding MFS transporter, with protein MSSTLSSSLDAEVASGQVQQAKTADSRKAIFAISLGNGLEMYDFTVYSFFAVIIGELFFNVGGAAAGLLLSLATFGVGFVMRPLGAVMIGNYADKYGRKAALTLTITLMTVGTGMIALTPTYESIGIAATIILVVGRLLQGLSAGGEIGTASAALMESDNYQRRCYMVSWQIASQGAAALVGALVGFAVNGLLSAEEVHSWGWRIPFVLGLLIGPVGWYIRRHLNESHQADPKAQDTPFKTVLSKQGGTILTGMLMIWGGTACMYIEVFYMPTYLIKELGYSSTTAFAVAVMAGLMLMVLMPVFGKWADRLASRKTLPLLGMFGSFLFIYPAFTLLGGDASVVKALLVIGVLIALFALSNASLLVLIMEAFSQQYRASGISMIYGFGVTVFGGFTPLLVASLIEWSGNKMAPAFYLMFAIVVSCIAMGRFPAKAVKS; from the coding sequence ATGAGCAGCACACTATCGAGTTCACTTGATGCTGAAGTGGCATCAGGCCAAGTTCAGCAAGCCAAGACAGCAGATTCACGTAAAGCCATTTTCGCCATTTCGCTCGGCAACGGACTGGAAATGTACGACTTTACCGTATACAGCTTTTTTGCCGTCATTATCGGTGAGTTATTTTTCAATGTCGGTGGCGCTGCCGCAGGTTTACTGCTCTCGCTCGCGACGTTCGGGGTCGGTTTTGTCATGCGACCGTTGGGCGCGGTTATGATCGGTAACTATGCCGACAAGTATGGCCGTAAAGCGGCGCTGACCCTGACTATTACCCTGATGACCGTCGGAACCGGGATGATCGCGCTGACGCCGACCTATGAAAGCATAGGGATTGCTGCCACGATTATTCTGGTGGTAGGGCGTCTGCTGCAGGGGTTGTCGGCGGGGGGAGAGATTGGTACTGCCTCTGCGGCCTTGATGGAATCGGATAACTATCAGCGGCGCTGTTATATGGTGAGCTGGCAGATCGCCAGTCAGGGCGCGGCTGCCCTGGTCGGGGCTCTGGTCGGTTTTGCCGTCAACGGGCTGTTGTCAGCTGAAGAGGTACATAGCTGGGGCTGGCGTATTCCGTTTGTACTGGGCTTGTTGATTGGTCCGGTTGGCTGGTACATCCGTCGTCATCTCAATGAATCCCATCAGGCTGACCCAAAAGCGCAGGATACTCCGTTCAAGACCGTACTCAGCAAGCAGGGCGGTACCATACTAACCGGTATGCTGATGATTTGGGGTGGCACGGCCTGCATGTATATTGAGGTGTTTTACATGCCGACTTACCTCATCAAAGAGCTGGGTTATTCCTCGACCACGGCCTTTGCCGTCGCTGTCATGGCGGGGCTGATGTTGATGGTGCTGATGCCGGTGTTCGGCAAATGGGCTGATCGTCTGGCGAGCCGAAAAACACTGCCGCTGCTCGGCATGTTCGGTTCCTTCCTGTTTATTTATCCGGCCTTCACGTTACTGGGTGGCGATGCTTCTGTGGTCAAAGCGCTGCTGGTCATTGGTGTGTTGATTGCCCTGTTTGCGTTATCGAATGCGTCACTGCTGGTACTGATCATGGAAGCGTTTTCGCAGCAGTACCGGGCCAGTGGGATTTCAATGATTTACGGCTTTGGTGTAACCGTCTTCGGTGGTTTTACTCCGCTATTGGTCGCTAGTCTGATTGAGTGGAGTGGTAACAAGATGGCACCGGCTTTTTATCTGATGTTCGCCATCGTGGTCAGCTGCATCGCGATGGGCCGTTTTCCGGCTAAAGCTGTTAAGTCTTAA
- a CDS encoding bile acid:sodium symporter family protein — protein MLRIITQLFPLWAVLFSLWAYFSPALFVDLKSQIVPLLTIIMLAMGLTLKPKDFLNVVSNKKAIGVGLILQFSVMPLAALLISLLLGFDPVLTIGMVLVGSVAGGTSSNVMCYLAKGDVALSITMTSISTLLGVVLTPLLVELLAGHSVDVPAMSMLLSLIKIVLLPVAIGLLINVFLHSVTEKLEPVLPLISMVAIVMIIAIVVALNAGQLQTIGPIVALAVIMHNSLGITAGYWVCRGLGFNESICRTVAFEVGLQNSGLATALAMKFFTPASAVAGTIFSIWHNLSGSLLAGYWSKRTSQMSAQPDAESSR, from the coding sequence ATGCTACGGATTATTACTCAGCTCTTCCCGCTTTGGGCCGTGCTGTTCTCTCTATGGGCGTATTTCTCTCCCGCATTATTTGTCGACCTGAAAAGCCAGATTGTCCCTTTACTGACCATTATTATGCTGGCCATGGGCCTGACTCTGAAACCGAAAGATTTCCTTAATGTTGTCAGCAATAAAAAGGCGATTGGCGTCGGGCTGATTCTGCAGTTTAGCGTGATGCCGTTGGCGGCGCTGCTGATCAGTCTGCTGCTCGGTTTCGATCCGGTTCTAACTATAGGTATGGTGCTGGTGGGCAGTGTGGCCGGCGGTACCTCATCCAACGTGATGTGCTATCTGGCCAAAGGCGATGTGGCGCTGTCGATCACCATGACGTCTATCTCGACGCTGCTCGGCGTAGTACTTACCCCGTTGCTGGTCGAGCTGCTGGCGGGACACAGTGTGGATGTGCCTGCGATGAGCATGTTACTCAGCCTGATTAAAATCGTGCTGTTGCCCGTGGCGATTGGCCTGCTGATCAACGTTTTCCTCCACTCTGTTACCGAAAAACTGGAACCTGTCCTGCCTTTGATTTCTATGGTGGCGATTGTGATGATCATCGCTATCGTTGTGGCACTGAATGCTGGCCAGTTACAGACAATTGGTCCTATCGTGGCGCTGGCAGTGATCATGCACAACAGTTTGGGTATTACCGCGGGTTACTGGGTGTGCCGGGGGCTAGGCTTTAATGAGAGTATTTGTCGTACGGTCGCCTTTGAAGTCGGTTTGCAGAACTCGGGTCTGGCGACGGCTCTGGCGATGAAATTCTTTACCCCGGCTTCAGCCGTGGCCGGAACGATTTTCTCCATCTGGCACAATCTTTCCGGCTCTTTACTGGCAGGATACTGGAGCAAGCGAACGTCTCAGATGAGTGCTCAGCCTGACGCTGAAAGTAGCCGTTAG
- a CDS encoding acetate uptake transporter has translation MSTKLANPAPLGLMGFGMTTILLNIHNAGFFPLDSMILAMGIFYGGLSQVIVGIMCFKRGDTFGTTAFTSYGLFWLTLVGLIVMPKMGLPASPASFMGWYLALWGIFTGFMFIGSLCYPVAKQVVFGSLTILFALLAIRDFTGNEFIGMIAGFEGIFCGASAVYFAMAQVLNNEYGRVVLPIGEKKKESAPAAQEITA, from the coding sequence ATGTCTACTAAATTAGCTAACCCAGCACCGCTTGGCCTGATGGGATTCGGCATGACGACTATTCTGCTTAATATTCATAACGCAGGTTTCTTCCCGCTGGATTCAATGATTCTGGCTATGGGTATTTTTTACGGCGGTCTGAGCCAAGTGATTGTTGGCATCATGTGCTTTAAACGTGGTGATACATTCGGTACGACGGCGTTTACCTCTTACGGTCTGTTCTGGCTGACTCTGGTTGGTCTTATCGTGATGCCAAAAATGGGTCTGCCTGCAAGCCCGGCTTCTTTCATGGGCTGGTACCTGGCACTGTGGGGCATCTTCACTGGTTTTATGTTCATCGGTTCACTGTGCTACCCGGTAGCGAAGCAAGTGGTATTTGGTTCTCTGACTATCCTGTTTGCTCTGCTGGCGATTCGTGACTTCACCGGTAATGAATTCATCGGCATGATTGCAGGTTTCGAAGGTATCTTCTGTGGCGCGAGCGCAGTGTACTTCGCAATGGCACAAGTACTGAACAACGAATACGGTCGTGTGGTACTGCCAATCGGCGAGAAGAAAAAAGAGTCAGCACCTGCTGCGCAAGAAATCACTGCATAA
- a CDS encoding GtrA family protein, with protein MLKLFAKYSAIGIVNTVIHWGIFVLCVYGWNSSQAVANLTGFILTASFSFFANARFTFQSQATGARYLLFLGFMGLLCLANGWLADQLVLPPVLTLVTTSLLSLLLGFIYTKQVIFRR; from the coding sequence ATGCTTAAACTCTTTGCCAAATACAGCGCGATCGGCATAGTGAATACCGTCATTCACTGGGGGATCTTTGTTCTATGTGTATACGGGTGGAACAGTAGCCAGGCAGTTGCTAACCTAACTGGCTTTATACTGACCGCCAGTTTCAGCTTTTTTGCCAACGCCCGCTTTACCTTTCAATCTCAGGCGACCGGGGCCCGCTATCTCCTGTTTCTCGGATTTATGGGCCTGCTATGTCTGGCCAACGGATGGCTGGCCGATCAACTGGTACTGCCACCAGTGCTGACCCTGGTGACCACTTCCCTGCTCAGCCTGCTGCTTGGGTTTATCTACACCAAGCAAGTTATATTTCGCCGCTGA
- a CDS encoding outer membrane protein OmpK, with protein MKTRHAATTLLIGLCSAMITSTAWAEMKWQDFSLTYLNGSHYEVGDKDRQVFTFEHASGHNWGDTFFFMDRLKWDDGTTENYMEFSPRLSLSNLSGSELSFGPVKDVLLASTWESGEGFDNLLYGVGFSLDVPGFKYFNINLYKADNDNNDDDEQLTWTWGLPVTIAQEEFLWDGFLDWSSASDTNKAEMNWTSQIKWNAGKHLGLESPLYLGIEYSFWNNKFGIDNANERNASLLVKWHF; from the coding sequence ATGAAAACCAGACACGCAGCGACAACTTTGTTGATTGGCCTGTGCAGTGCCATGATTACTTCAACGGCTTGGGCTGAAATGAAATGGCAGGATTTCAGCCTGACTTATCTGAACGGCAGTCACTATGAAGTGGGCGATAAAGATCGCCAGGTATTTACCTTTGAACATGCCAGTGGTCATAACTGGGGCGATACTTTTTTCTTCATGGATCGGCTCAAATGGGATGACGGCACCACTGAAAACTACATGGAGTTCTCACCGCGCCTGAGTCTGAGCAATCTTTCCGGTAGTGAGCTGTCATTCGGTCCGGTTAAGGATGTGCTGCTGGCGAGTACCTGGGAATCTGGGGAAGGGTTTGACAACCTGCTATATGGTGTAGGCTTTTCACTCGATGTTCCCGGCTTCAAATATTTCAATATCAACCTTTATAAAGCCGATAACGATAATAATGATGACGATGAGCAGCTGACCTGGACCTGGGGTCTGCCGGTGACGATTGCGCAAGAAGAGTTCCTGTGGGATGGTTTTCTTGACTGGTCGTCCGCCTCGGACACTAACAAGGCAGAGATGAATTGGACCTCACAAATCAAATGGAATGCCGGTAAACATCTCGGCCTGGAATCACCTTTGTATCTCGGTATCGAGTATTCGTTCTGGAATAATAAATTTGGTATCGATAATGCCAATGAGCGCAACGCTTCGTTATTGGTTAAGTGGCACTTCTGA
- a CDS encoding plastocyanin/azurin family copper-binding protein, whose translation MTELELRNNSKHIFRHFTKLVFVILFMLTSQAQAKEWTIKMLNYAGNESMVFEPAVIQAEVGDTVVFIPEHSGHYAQSFITPASTKRWQTQMDKRTTVKLATEGIHIYYCPPHLMMGMVGMIQVGRATNLDKVEKKLPSLKAKSHLKPQRVDYLLENIRK comes from the coding sequence ATGACAGAGTTAGAGTTGCGGAACAACAGCAAACACATTTTTCGCCATTTTACTAAGCTAGTGTTCGTTATCTTGTTTATGCTCACTTCACAAGCTCAGGCAAAAGAATGGACCATAAAAATGTTGAATTACGCGGGCAATGAATCAATGGTATTTGAACCTGCAGTGATTCAAGCTGAGGTTGGAGATACCGTGGTTTTTATACCTGAACATTCCGGTCATTACGCACAATCGTTTATTACACCAGCAAGTACAAAGCGTTGGCAAACACAAATGGATAAAAGAACGACTGTAAAGTTAGCAACCGAAGGTATTCATATCTACTACTGTCCCCCTCATCTTATGATGGGGATGGTGGGAATGATCCAAGTAGGTCGAGCAACAAACCTAGACAAAGTAGAAAAGAAGCTCCCTAGCTTAAAAGCCAAGTCACATTTAAAGCCACAGAGAGTTGATTATCTTCTGGAAAACATCCGTAAATAA
- a CDS encoding ABC transporter substrate-binding protein, producing MKFKLLIAAVVTSLISWSVQAEIRTIEDVLGREININVPAKRVVLGFYAEDYIAVGTDKALDNIVGISKDTWQVWRPASWKQYVEVRPDLDNIVDVGEVEAQTFSIEKVISLKPDVVVLADWQYKGLGFDIDRLEDAGIPVVVLDYNAQTLERHIKSTLVIGELTNQIARSKQIADEYQSAIEDIQSRIKKSGRPKPRVYVEFGNKGPSEYSFTYGKNMWGAMLDLAGAENIAAPFVEWWGPINPEQVIASKPEVIFIAGTENVKQKDAMTMGEGISHEQAQLRLAGFSLRPGWSSLPAVKNGRIHGVYQGASRSIIDYTMIQYLAKSLYPGLFEDLQPEKNYLNFYEKYLPVNPHGTFTIDLDGTSL from the coding sequence ATGAAGTTTAAATTACTAATTGCTGCTGTGGTTACTAGTCTGATCTCATGGTCAGTTCAGGCTGAAATAAGAACTATTGAAGATGTACTGGGCCGCGAAATCAACATCAATGTACCAGCAAAACGTGTTGTGCTTGGCTTTTACGCTGAAGATTACATAGCAGTCGGTACAGATAAAGCGTTGGACAATATCGTAGGTATTTCTAAAGATACTTGGCAGGTATGGCGACCAGCGAGTTGGAAGCAATACGTCGAAGTACGCCCAGACTTAGACAATATTGTCGATGTCGGTGAGGTAGAGGCACAAACATTCTCAATAGAAAAAGTTATCAGTTTAAAACCGGATGTTGTTGTACTGGCAGACTGGCAATATAAAGGTCTTGGCTTTGATATAGACCGCTTAGAAGACGCGGGAATTCCAGTGGTCGTTTTGGATTACAATGCTCAAACTTTAGAGCGTCATATTAAAAGCACTTTAGTTATTGGCGAGCTTACCAATCAAATCGCACGATCCAAGCAGATTGCAGACGAGTATCAATCAGCGATAGAAGATATTCAATCCCGGATTAAAAAATCTGGCCGACCTAAACCACGTGTTTACGTTGAGTTTGGTAACAAAGGGCCATCAGAGTATAGCTTCACTTATGGTAAAAATATGTGGGGAGCAATGCTTGATTTGGCCGGAGCAGAAAATATTGCTGCACCATTTGTTGAGTGGTGGGGGCCGATTAATCCAGAGCAAGTAATAGCATCTAAACCAGAGGTTATATTCATCGCAGGTACGGAAAACGTAAAACAAAAAGATGCGATGACAATGGGGGAAGGCATCTCCCATGAGCAAGCTCAACTTCGCTTGGCGGGCTTTTCCCTGCGTCCGGGATGGAGCTCTTTACCTGCTGTGAAAAATGGTAGGATTCACGGAGTTTATCAAGGAGCTTCTCGAAGTATCATCGACTACACCATGATTCAGTATTTGGCAAAATCCCTGTACCCAGGGCTATTTGAAGATCTACAACCTGAGAAAAACTATCTTAATTTCTATGAGAAGTATCTGCCTGTTAACCCTCATGGGACTTTCACGATTGATTTAGATGGAACATCTCTATGA
- a CDS encoding SDR family oxidoreductase, producing the protein MSETKKSIVITGSSSGFGQKSVKDFADKGYQVFATMRSPEGKNATVRAELEAYSDSIQVVDMDVTSDESVKNAIAGVLNKAGKIDVLLNNAGVMYLGITEAFSIDQAREQMETNYYGAMRTILAVLPAMRDAKSGLIINTSSMVGQISAPYFSTYAATKHALEGYLQGLRYEVAPFGIDVAIVQPGPFPTGLSASGQQPSRIDILDSYGELANIPASMFEEFGKFMQSDQAPDPQMVVDAYLALADMPAGKRPTRTPVGLVWGVDEINGAKQPIQDRVLTEMQLDKVLGGADA; encoded by the coding sequence ATGAGTGAAACAAAGAAAAGCATCGTGATTACAGGAAGCAGCAGTGGCTTTGGTCAAAAATCAGTAAAAGATTTTGCCGATAAAGGCTACCAGGTGTTCGCCACTATGCGCAGTCCAGAAGGTAAAAATGCTACAGTTAGAGCAGAGTTGGAAGCGTATAGCGATTCAATCCAAGTTGTTGATATGGATGTTACCAGCGACGAATCAGTCAAAAACGCCATTGCGGGCGTACTAAATAAAGCGGGGAAAATTGATGTTTTGCTAAACAATGCTGGCGTAATGTACCTTGGTATTACCGAAGCATTTAGTATTGATCAAGCTCGCGAGCAGATGGAAACCAACTACTATGGCGCTATGCGCACTATTCTGGCCGTTTTACCTGCGATGCGTGACGCTAAGTCTGGTCTTATCATCAATACCTCATCCATGGTTGGCCAAATTTCAGCTCCTTATTTCTCTACCTACGCTGCAACCAAACATGCTTTAGAAGGCTACCTTCAAGGTTTACGCTACGAAGTAGCGCCATTCGGTATCGATGTCGCCATCGTACAACCTGGTCCATTCCCAACAGGTTTAAGCGCATCAGGGCAACAACCATCACGTATAGACATACTGGACAGCTACGGTGAATTGGCAAACATCCCAGCCTCCATGTTCGAAGAATTCGGTAAATTTATGCAGAGTGATCAAGCACCTGATCCACAAATGGTCGTAGATGCTTATTTAGCTCTCGCAGACATGCCTGCTGGTAAGCGCCCAACACGCACACCTGTTGGCTTAGTTTGGGGGGTGGATGAAATTAACGGTGCCAAACAACCTATTCAAGACCGTGTTTTGACAGAAATGCAACTAGACAAAGTTCTAGGCGGCGCTGACGCATAA